One Thermoanaerobaculia bacterium genomic region harbors:
- a CDS encoding carboxypeptidase-like regulatory domain-containing protein encodes MRSRRRHARLRTAASGAAALLGALAAIGCAAAPKPSAAIVALERAPKVRVSGVVVDGESGAPVAGIRVIGLPRGKDYPWCSPATTDSEGRFVLELAAPAEYSFLLRVGTISILTPSPEDPGYVDVTTVPGRPIEGIRLKFLRKEFPPARE; translated from the coding sequence ATGCGAAGCCGCCGGCGGCACGCGCGACTCCGGACCGCCGCCTCGGGCGCGGCCGCCCTTCTCGGCGCCCTCGCGGCGATCGGCTGCGCGGCCGCGCCGAAACCGTCCGCGGCGATCGTCGCGCTCGAACGGGCGCCGAAGGTCCGTGTTTCCGGAGTCGTCGTGGATGGCGAAAGCGGCGCGCCCGTCGCCGGGATCCGGGTGATCGGACTGCCGCGGGGAAAGGATTACCCGTGGTGTTCCCCGGCGACGACGGATTCGGAGGGCCGTTTCGTCCTCGAGCTCGCCGCGCCGGCGGAATACTCCTTCCTGCTTCGCGTCGGAACGATCTCGATCCTGACGCCGTCGCCCGAGGATCCCGGCTACGTCGACGTCACGACGGTGCCGGGGCGCCCGATCGAGGGAATCCGACTGAAGTTCCTCCGGAAGGAATTCCCGCCGGCGCGCGAGTAA
- a CDS encoding ABC transporter permease: MTATLRRLFRSRALVWVLARRELKARYRGSALGFLWSLVNPLLLLAIYSVVFTVVFAPRAGNVRPYALFLFGGVLAWSFVSSSLLDAAQTFRTNGPLLRKVIVAPEIFPGVSVLSQGFHFLLALPVLLAATAVSVLWFSGRFGWTAVQIVPVILLLAAAVLGGALFVSAASVHFQDLRDLLQSVLTFWFFATPIIYPLDAIPARLRPWVRANPATAFFTGVHDALFDDRWISGPDWAAMAVAAALSLAIGGATFARLRESIAEES, translated from the coding sequence ATGACGGCGACTCTTCGACGGCTCTTCCGCTCCCGCGCGCTCGTCTGGGTTCTCGCGCGGAGGGAGCTCAAGGCTCGCTACCGCGGGAGCGCGCTCGGATTCCTCTGGTCGCTCGTCAACCCGCTGCTGCTGCTGGCGATCTATTCGGTCGTCTTCACGGTCGTCTTCGCGCCTCGGGCGGGCAACGTGAGGCCTTACGCGCTCTTCCTGTTCGGCGGGGTCCTCGCGTGGAGCTTCGTCTCTTCCTCGCTCCTCGACGCGGCGCAGACGTTCCGGACGAACGGGCCCCTGCTCCGGAAGGTGATCGTCGCTCCGGAGATCTTCCCGGGCGTTTCGGTCCTGTCGCAGGGCTTCCATTTCCTGCTGGCGCTTCCGGTGCTCCTCGCGGCGACGGCGGTGTCCGTGCTCTGGTTCTCCGGACGCTTCGGGTGGACGGCGGTCCAGATCGTCCCCGTGATCCTGCTGCTCGCCGCGGCGGTGCTCGGCGGGGCCCTCTTCGTGTCCGCGGCGTCGGTGCACTTCCAGGATCTCCGCGACCTCCTGCAGAGCGTCCTGACCTTCTGGTTCTTCGCGACGCCGATCATCTACCCCCTCGACGCGATTCCCGCGCGGCTGCGCCCGTGGGTGCGGGCGAACCCGGCGACGGCGTTCTTCACCGGCGTCCACGACGCGCTCTTCGACGACCGCTGGATCTCGGGCCCCGACTGGGCGGCGATGGCCGTTGCGGCCGCGCTCTCGCTCGCCATCGGCGGCGCGACCTTCGCGCGGCTGCGCGAATCGATCGCGGAGGAATCGTGA
- a CDS encoding RNA polymerase sigma factor, translating to MIAAMEAFLPSIDETRPPRDAALLAGCRAGDRSAFEELYRVHGERMKSVAANLLGDRAEAEDAVQEAFVRIFRSSASFEGRSRFSTWIYRVVVNCCYDLLRRRRPTISLEEAPLESGEPLAGIAGSPDPALRRALDQGLATLPPRQRSAFVLFAVEGFSHREISEILDVSPGNSKTLVFEAKRRLARLLEPRLRSPRSA from the coding sequence ATGATCGCGGCCATGGAGGCGTTCCTGCCCTCGATCGATGAGACGCGCCCCCCGCGCGACGCGGCGCTCCTCGCCGGCTGCCGGGCCGGCGACCGATCGGCGTTCGAGGAGCTCTATCGCGTCCATGGCGAGCGGATGAAGAGCGTCGCGGCGAACCTGCTGGGAGACCGGGCCGAGGCGGAGGACGCCGTCCAGGAGGCGTTCGTCCGGATCTTCCGGTCGTCCGCGAGCTTCGAGGGCCGGTCCCGTTTCTCCACGTGGATCTACCGGGTCGTCGTGAACTGCTGCTATGACCTCCTCCGTCGGCGCCGTCCGACGATTTCTCTGGAGGAGGCGCCCCTGGAGTCCGGCGAACCGCTCGCCGGGATCGCCGGATCGCCGGATCCCGCCCTGCGGCGGGCGCTCGATCAGGGGCTCGCGACGCTGCCGCCGCGACAGCGATCGGCGTTCGTGCTCTTCGCCGTCGAAGGTTTCTCGCACCGGGAGATCTCCGAGATCCTCGACGTCTCTCCGGGGAACTCGAAGACTCTCGTGTTCGAAGCCAAGCGGAGGCTGGCGCGCCTGCTCGAACCCCGCCTCCGCTCGCCGAGGTCCGCGTGA
- a CDS encoding M28 family peptidase, with protein MTRKFLLALFALPALIAAAPSARSAGDGLSSTLAAISAARISARIRFLADDLLEGRGTGARGSEIAARYIAAEFAEDGLVPAGDDGTFLQNFEMVGVSTDPSSELDLNTPKGKIALKNGENSVLSTRDQRAEAAIDAPVLFVGYGITAPEMHWDDYAGVDAAGKVLVCLVNDPPSEDPKFFGGKALTYYGRWTYKYEEAARRHAAGILLVHTDASAGYGWQVVRNSWSGEQAQLPLEGGTRDVPLNGWITREVAERLFAENGMNLEEMIARAGKPGFQPVPLQTRAEGKLAFKIRRYKTENVAGILPGSDPAKKDTYVAVSAHFDHLGIGAPDAKGDTIYNGAVDNATGTAVMLEMARAAADGRWKPKRSILFIGVTAEEQGLIGSLYLARHTPVPAAKIAGDFNMDVTSVHGETADFTLLGLDRTTLEPLARRVAQSMNVKLDPDAHPEQGSYFRSDHFSFVRVGVPAINVEPGWLIRGHDAAYGEKLFEDYNNNHYHQPSDEFDPKWNLAGSVQEARFVLRLADAVSNAPEMPKLRKEGFPAAIALSH; from the coding sequence ATGACCCGAAAATTCCTGCTGGCCCTCTTCGCTCTCCCGGCCCTGATCGCCGCCGCCCCCTCCGCGCGTTCCGCGGGAGACGGCCTCTCTTCGACGCTCGCGGCGATCTCCGCGGCGCGGATCTCCGCCCGCATCCGGTTCCTCGCCGACGATCTCCTCGAAGGCCGCGGCACGGGAGCGCGCGGATCGGAGATCGCGGCCCGTTACATCGCCGCCGAATTCGCGGAGGACGGCCTGGTGCCGGCCGGAGACGACGGGACGTTCCTCCAGAACTTCGAGATGGTCGGCGTGTCGACCGACCCGTCGAGCGAGCTCGACCTGAACACGCCGAAGGGGAAGATCGCGCTCAAGAACGGGGAAAATTCCGTTCTCTCCACGCGCGATCAGCGGGCCGAGGCCGCGATCGACGCTCCCGTGCTCTTCGTCGGGTACGGGATCACGGCGCCCGAGATGCACTGGGACGATTACGCCGGCGTCGACGCCGCCGGCAAGGTCCTCGTCTGCCTCGTCAACGATCCGCCCTCCGAGGACCCGAAGTTCTTCGGCGGCAAGGCGCTCACCTATTACGGCCGCTGGACGTACAAGTACGAAGAGGCGGCGCGGCGCCACGCCGCCGGAATCCTCCTCGTCCACACCGACGCGTCCGCCGGATACGGCTGGCAGGTCGTCCGCAACTCCTGGTCCGGCGAGCAGGCGCAGCTCCCGCTCGAGGGCGGGACGCGCGACGTCCCGTTGAACGGCTGGATCACCCGCGAGGTCGCCGAACGCCTCTTCGCCGAGAACGGGATGAATCTCGAGGAGATGATCGCCCGGGCCGGAAAACCGGGATTCCAGCCCGTCCCGCTCCAGACGCGCGCGGAAGGGAAGCTCGCGTTCAAGATTCGACGGTACAAGACGGAAAACGTCGCCGGGATCCTGCCCGGATCGGACCCGGCGAAGAAAGACACGTACGTCGCGGTGAGCGCCCACTTCGATCACCTCGGCATCGGAGCTCCCGACGCGAAGGGAGACACGATCTACAACGGAGCGGTCGACAACGCGACGGGAACGGCCGTGATGCTGGAGATGGCCCGAGCGGCGGCCGACGGCCGATGGAAACCGAAACGGTCGATTCTCTTCATCGGCGTCACGGCGGAGGAGCAGGGTCTCATCGGCTCGCTCTACCTCGCCCGCCACACCCCGGTTCCGGCGGCGAAGATCGCCGGGGATTTCAACATGGACGTGACCTCGGTCCACGGGGAGACGGCCGATTTCACGCTGCTCGGCCTCGATCGGACCACGCTCGAGCCGCTCGCGAGGCGGGTCGCGCAGTCGATGAACGTCAAGCTCGACCCGGATGCCCACCCCGAACAGGGTTCGTATTTCCGCTCCGACCACTTTTCCTTCGTTCGCGTGGGCGTCCCCGCGATCAACGTCGAGCCGGGATGGCTGATCCGCGGTCACGACGCGGCCTACGGGGAGAAGCTCTTCGAGGACTACAACAACAATCACTACCACCAGCCGTCGGACGAGTTCGACCCGAAATGGAATCTCGCGGGGAGCGTCCAGGAGGCGCGTTTCGTGCTGCGCCTCGCGGATGCGGTGTCCAACGCTCCCGAGATGCCGAAACTGAGGAAGGAAGGATTCCCCGCGGCGATCGCGCTGTCGCACTAG
- a CDS encoding glycerol-3-phosphate dehydrogenase/oxidase, whose product MPSSEILDVAILGGGITGAAAAREAAMRGFSVALFEKGDFASGTSSRSSKLIHGGQRYLESFDFGLVRESCLERAALSRLAPHLVRPLPFLFPVGGKGAPSKALLGVGLALYRALAAGTRSPEPRFFRRGDAAIAAEAPRLDPPGWRGAWRYFDAQADDALLTLAFLRDAAARGARLHSYTAASRLTRDRGGAVTGVEVEDVFSRERGTTVARVVVAALGPWSNGLSALAGEELPRSVRPSRGSHFFLPPGRLRVSAAVVLLDRDGRRCYAIPWRGGTLLGTTDSDDPSSPDDVAPTAGDREILLDAARRFFPSAGIGEEDVAGGFAGMRPLAAEDSGGPPSRASREESIREPVPRLVVSVGGKLTTARRTAGRVVDRVAAILRRDFGRAETRAAETPLSGGAIPDFETFRAGIRDEAFRELGFSDAQADRLIEREGAGAPAALARMSRERDLARPISDSLPYTVADLVWGVEAAGARTVDDLLARRVRLAWESPGEAEACREMAADVLRRHAPKPLSISAV is encoded by the coding sequence ATGCCCTCCTCGGAGATTCTTGACGTCGCCATTCTCGGCGGCGGCATCACCGGAGCCGCCGCCGCCCGCGAGGCGGCGATGCGCGGCTTCTCCGTCGCGCTCTTCGAAAAGGGAGACTTCGCCTCGGGAACGTCTTCCCGGTCCTCCAAGCTGATCCACGGAGGCCAGCGCTATCTCGAGAGCTTCGATTTCGGACTCGTGCGCGAATCGTGTCTCGAGCGCGCCGCGCTCTCCCGTCTCGCGCCCCATCTGGTCCGTCCCCTTCCCTTCCTCTTCCCCGTGGGGGGGAAGGGAGCCCCGTCGAAGGCTCTCCTCGGGGTCGGGCTCGCGCTCTACCGCGCGCTCGCCGCGGGGACGCGTTCGCCGGAACCGCGATTCTTCCGGCGCGGAGACGCCGCGATCGCCGCCGAGGCGCCGCGACTCGATCCGCCGGGGTGGAGGGGAGCCTGGCGCTACTTCGACGCGCAGGCCGACGACGCGCTCCTGACGCTCGCGTTCCTCCGGGACGCGGCGGCGCGCGGCGCGCGCCTGCATTCGTACACCGCGGCCAGTCGCCTGACGCGCGATCGGGGCGGAGCCGTGACCGGCGTCGAGGTCGAGGACGTGTTTTCGCGCGAGCGCGGGACGACCGTCGCGAGGGTCGTCGTGGCGGCCCTCGGACCGTGGTCGAACGGCCTCTCCGCGCTCGCCGGGGAGGAGCTTCCGAGGAGCGTGCGCCCGTCGCGGGGATCGCATTTCTTCCTGCCCCCGGGCCGGCTGCGGGTTTCGGCGGCCGTCGTCCTGCTCGACCGCGACGGACGGCGCTGCTACGCGATTCCGTGGCGAGGCGGGACTCTCCTCGGAACGACGGACTCGGACGATCCTTCTTCTCCCGATGACGTCGCGCCGACCGCCGGCGACCGGGAGATCCTCCTCGACGCCGCCCGCCGGTTCTTTCCTTCGGCAGGCATCGGCGAGGAGGACGTCGCGGGAGGGTTCGCGGGGATGCGACCGCTCGCGGCGGAAGACTCGGGCGGGCCGCCGTCCCGGGCCTCGCGCGAGGAGTCGATCCGCGAGCCCGTCCCGCGTCTGGTCGTCTCGGTCGGAGGGAAGCTCACCACGGCCCGGCGGACCGCCGGGCGGGTCGTCGACCGGGTCGCCGCGATCCTGCGCCGCGACTTCGGCCGGGCGGAAACGCGCGCCGCCGAGACGCCTCTCTCCGGCGGCGCGATTCCGGACTTCGAGACGTTTCGCGCCGGAATCCGCGACGAGGCTTTCCGCGAGCTGGGGTTCTCGGACGCGCAGGCGGACCGATTGATCGAACGCGAAGGCGCCGGCGCGCCGGCGGCGCTCGCCCGGATGTCGCGGGAACGCGATCTCGCGCGGCCGATCTCGGATTCCCTCCCCTACACGGTCGCGGACCTCGTCTGGGGAGTCGAGGCCGCGGGAGCGCGAACGGTCGACGACCTCCTCGCCCGGCGCGTGCGTCTGGCGTGGGAGTCGCCGGGAGAAGCCGAGGCCTGCCGGGAAATGGCCGCGGACGTCCTCCGGCGGCATGCTCCGAAACCTTTGTCGATCTCCGCCGTCTGA
- a CDS encoding radical SAM protein gives MNGALSVDEKVEILMRGAADDRDSDRFGEAGGLNPFNIRTLSHGFGATRIFRILLSNACAFSCAYCPMRAGNDVPRHALEPEKLAAIFLEAYRRGWASGLFVTSGIPKNPVWAMDRMIALVERLRFDLEYDGYLHAKAVAGCEPAQVERLALLVDRLSYNLETTCQGTLDALAPGKSLSEGVSLLRRARKVGGSRSPLARDPRRGKPLLSSGITTQIVVGLDATTDREILGATATLWRERTIHHPHFAAFRPIEGTPLEDRPETPALREHRLYEADHLVRRYGFREEELVFDEGGRLPLAYDPKLSWALAHPERFPVEITRATRDELLRVPGLGRVAVERILAERRSWTAFTTRDLGSLGPLARRAAGFVAFRGKRLSMMKAQPPLFSPESIPTAHRTYAVSPGTFR, from the coding sequence ATGAACGGCGCTCTTTCGGTCGACGAGAAAGTCGAGATCCTGATGCGCGGAGCCGCCGACGATCGCGACAGCGACCGGTTCGGCGAAGCGGGAGGGCTGAATCCCTTCAACATCCGGACGCTGTCTCACGGTTTCGGCGCGACCCGGATCTTCCGGATCCTCCTGAGCAACGCTTGCGCGTTTTCGTGCGCGTACTGCCCCATGCGCGCCGGAAACGACGTTCCTCGCCACGCTCTCGAACCGGAAAAGCTCGCGGCGATCTTCCTCGAAGCGTACCGGCGGGGCTGGGCGTCCGGCCTCTTCGTCACCTCCGGCATTCCGAAGAACCCCGTCTGGGCGATGGATCGCATGATCGCCCTCGTCGAGCGGCTGCGCTTCGACCTCGAATACGACGGCTACCTGCATGCGAAAGCCGTCGCGGGCTGCGAGCCGGCGCAGGTCGAACGCCTCGCTCTCCTGGTCGACCGGCTTTCGTACAACCTCGAAACGACGTGCCAGGGGACGCTCGACGCGCTCGCTCCGGGGAAATCCCTTTCGGAGGGCGTCTCGCTGCTTCGCCGCGCGCGAAAGGTCGGAGGATCGCGCTCCCCTCTCGCCCGCGACCCGCGGCGCGGAAAGCCTCTCCTTTCCTCCGGAATCACGACGCAGATCGTCGTCGGGCTCGACGCGACGACCGACCGCGAGATCCTCGGGGCCACCGCCACGCTCTGGCGCGAGCGCACGATTCACCACCCGCATTTCGCCGCGTTCCGGCCGATCGAAGGAACTCCTCTCGAGGACCGCCCCGAAACACCCGCGCTCCGCGAGCATCGGCTCTACGAGGCGGACCATCTCGTCCGCCGCTACGGCTTCCGCGAGGAGGAACTGGTCTTCGACGAAGGCGGACGCCTTCCGCTCGCGTACGATCCGAAGCTCTCGTGGGCGCTCGCGCATCCCGAGCGGTTCCCGGTCGAGATCACGCGCGCGACCCGAGACGAGCTGCTCCGCGTTCCCGGCCTCGGCCGCGTCGCGGTCGAGCGAATCCTCGCGGAGCGGAGATCATGGACGGCGTTCACGACGCGCGATCTGGGCTCTCTCGGGCCCCTCGCCCGGCGGGCGGCGGGATTCGTCGCGTTCCGCGGAAAGCGGCTCTCGATGATGAAGGCGCAGCCGCCGCTGTTCTCCCCCGAGTCGATTCCGACCGCGCACCGGACGTACGCCGTATCGCCGGGAACGTTCCGTTGA
- a CDS encoding chalcone isomerase family protein produces MNKKASMSAAILLAASVAHAAGLAGVSMPDTAAAPGKTLRLNGLGLRTKLLFKIYVGGLYLENPTPEAARAISSDEGKRVVMHFLYKKVTKKQLDEAWEEGFRENTPSLSAAVKADLAKFESWMGDVSSGQEIVLTYEPGKGTTVQFAGEEKGTIPGEDFMRALWGVFLGPHPPTEDLKKGMLGGK; encoded by the coding sequence ATGAACAAGAAAGCTTCGATGTCGGCCGCGATTCTCCTCGCCGCGTCCGTCGCCCACGCCGCGGGGCTTGCCGGGGTCTCGATGCCCGACACGGCCGCCGCCCCGGGAAAGACCCTCCGGCTGAACGGCCTCGGTCTCCGCACGAAGCTCCTGTTCAAGATCTACGTCGGAGGCCTCTACCTCGAGAACCCCACCCCCGAGGCCGCGCGGGCGATTTCCTCCGACGAGGGGAAGCGCGTCGTCATGCACTTTCTCTACAAGAAGGTCACGAAGAAACAGCTCGACGAAGCGTGGGAAGAAGGATTCCGCGAGAACACTCCGTCGCTTTCGGCGGCGGTCAAGGCGGATCTCGCGAAGTTCGAATCCTGGATGGGCGACGTCTCGTCCGGCCAGGAGATCGTCCTGACCTACGAGCCGGGCAAGGGGACGACGGTCCAGTTCGCCGGCGAGGAGAAGGGAACGATTCCCGGCGAGGATTTCATGCGGGCGCTATGGGGCGTGTTTCTGGGGCCGCATCCGCCGACGGAAGATCTCAAGAAAGGAATGCTGGGTGGGAAATAG
- a CDS encoding OsmC family protein — MAEETAPEVHHFRASVTWEGDGAGAGEVRTGDGISIPIGSAVSLGGSGRGTNPEDLLLSAIGACFVGTWAIFLKKLGIAYAEPSVSVGGVLEKDPAGGYRMSSIEITCAVPQPLLERERPAVEKTLQLAEKYCIVSKVARASMPVRVTIAGI, encoded by the coding sequence ATGGCCGAGGAAACTGCTCCCGAAGTCCACCATTTTCGCGCTTCCGTCACCTGGGAAGGAGACGGAGCCGGCGCCGGCGAGGTGCGCACGGGCGACGGCATCTCGATCCCGATCGGGTCCGCGGTTTCCCTGGGAGGCTCGGGACGGGGCACGAATCCGGAGGATCTCCTGCTCTCGGCGATCGGCGCGTGCTTCGTCGGAACGTGGGCGATCTTCCTGAAAAAACTGGGGATCGCGTACGCGGAACCCTCGGTTTCGGTCGGCGGCGTCCTCGAAAAGGACCCGGCCGGCGGCTATCGGATGTCGTCGATCGAGATCACCTGCGCCGTTCCCCAGCCTCTCCTCGAGCGGGAACGGCCCGCGGTCGAGAAGACGCTCCAGCTCGCCGAGAAATACTGCATCGTTTCGAAGGTCGCGCGGGCGTCGATGCCGGTCCGGGTGACGATCGCCGGGATCTGA
- a CDS encoding DUF4097 family beta strand repeat-containing protein, producing the protein MIRLVRGAAALALLLGALPAAAENRPEFTKEFSRTLPLAAPQKLRLENSNGDVRVKTRAGGDAAIHASIRVSSSDREGAEKFAADIRIDVERGADGISVRTVYPRKDWSFHGTGYVSYSVDYDVVMPDTVPLEIRNRFGNVSVENLHAAGDVRNANGRIEFRSGRGAQHFENSFGSLTVAGNAGDVSATNSNGTTTVSDVEGRLEVENRFGAVDASKIRRPARIVNSNGNVSLRDAAGGSSVTTSFGRIDADGIAGDVELRNSNGAVAARNLHGAARIDTRFGPVDASGISGNVTVEDSNGAITLTDVGGGAEIRGSFAPIRATGVGRNVSVDATNAPVTIADVHGEARIRTSFALVDAKKIGSSLAVENSNGGVRAQGVRGAASVRTSFGPINLEQIGGPIEADDQNGSIEARASGGSGCDRVTLRTSFGTIRFVLPPNPDYRVEARTSFGRVHSDVPLAGSARDAGPSDGTLSGTIGAGRCPVVLTNSNGSIEIVR; encoded by the coding sequence ATGATCCGTCTCGTTCGGGGCGCCGCCGCGCTCGCGCTCCTCCTCGGCGCCCTTCCCGCGGCGGCCGAGAACCGCCCGGAGTTCACGAAAGAGTTCTCGCGGACTCTTCCGCTCGCCGCGCCGCAGAAGCTGCGGCTCGAGAACAGCAACGGCGACGTGCGCGTGAAGACCCGGGCGGGGGGCGACGCCGCGATCCACGCGTCGATCCGCGTCTCCTCTTCCGACCGCGAGGGCGCGGAAAAGTTCGCCGCGGACATCCGGATCGACGTCGAGCGCGGAGCCGACGGGATCTCGGTCCGGACCGTCTACCCGCGGAAGGACTGGTCCTTCCACGGCACGGGCTACGTCTCCTATTCGGTCGATTACGACGTCGTGATGCCCGACACCGTCCCCCTCGAGATCCGGAACCGGTTCGGAAACGTCTCGGTCGAGAACCTGCACGCCGCCGGCGACGTCCGAAACGCGAACGGCCGGATCGAGTTCCGCTCCGGGCGAGGCGCGCAACACTTCGAAAATTCCTTCGGAAGCCTCACCGTCGCCGGGAACGCCGGAGACGTCTCGGCGACCAACAGCAACGGAACGACGACGGTCTCGGACGTCGAGGGCCGCCTCGAGGTGGAGAACCGATTCGGAGCCGTCGACGCGTCGAAGATCCGGCGGCCGGCCCGGATCGTCAACAGCAACGGGAACGTCTCGCTCCGGGACGCGGCGGGCGGCTCGTCCGTGACGACGTCGTTCGGGCGGATCGACGCGGACGGGATCGCGGGCGACGTCGAGCTCCGGAATTCGAACGGCGCCGTCGCCGCCCGGAACCTGCATGGGGCGGCGCGGATCGACACGCGTTTCGGGCCGGTCGACGCCTCCGGGATCTCGGGCAACGTCACCGTCGAGGACTCCAACGGAGCGATCACGCTGACCGACGTGGGCGGGGGCGCCGAAATCCGCGGATCGTTCGCGCCGATCCGGGCGACCGGCGTCGGCCGGAACGTGTCCGTGGACGCGACCAACGCGCCGGTGACGATCGCGGACGTCCATGGCGAGGCGCGGATCCGAACGAGCTTCGCGCTCGTCGACGCGAAGAAGATCGGAAGCTCGCTCGCCGTCGAGAACAGCAACGGCGGCGTGCGCGCCCAGGGAGTCCGCGGGGCGGCGTCGGTCCGGACCTCTTTCGGTCCGATCAATCTCGAACAGATCGGGGGACCGATCGAGGCCGACGACCAGAATGGCTCGATCGAAGCCCGCGCGTCCGGCGGAAGCGGCTGCGACCGGGTGACGCTCCGAACCTCGTTCGGCACCATCCGGTTCGTGCTTCCGCCCAACCCCGACTACCGGGTGGAAGCCCGGACGTCGTTCGGACGGGTCCACAGCGACGTGCCGCTGGCGGGATCGGCGCGGGACGCGGGGCCGAGCGACGGAACGCTGTCGGGCACGATCGGCGCGGGAAGATGTCCGGTGGTGCTGACCAACAGCAACGGGTCGATCGAGATCGTCCGGTAA